In Desulfovibrio inopinatus DSM 10711, the following are encoded in one genomic region:
- the groL gene encoding chaperonin GroEL (60 kDa chaperone family; promotes refolding of misfolded polypeptides especially under stressful conditions; forms two stacked rings of heptamers to form a barrel-shaped 14mer; ends can be capped by GroES; misfolded proteins enter the barrel where they are refolded when GroES binds), with protein sequence MAAKEILFDAKAREKLKLGVDKLANAVKVTLGPKGRNVVIEKSFGSPIITKDGVTVAKEVELDDKFENMGAQMVKEVASKTSDVAGDGTTTATILAQAIFTEGVKLVAAGRNPMAIKRGIDKAVEAIVAELESLAKPTRDQKEIAQVGTISANSDATIGNIIAEAMNKVGKEGVITVEEAKGLETTLDVVEGMQFDRGYLSPYFVTDPEKMVCELDEPLILINEKKISNMKDLLPVLEQVAKMSKPLLIIAEDIEGEALATLVVNKLRGTLQVCAVKAPGFGERRKAMLQDIAVLTGGQAVSEDLGIKLENTTLADLGSAKRIIVDKENCTIVDGAGKNEDIKARVNQIRAQIDDTTSSYDREKLQERLAKIVGGVAVINVGAATETEMKEKKARVEDALNATRAAVEEGIVPGGGVALVRSIKSLDAVKPADDDETAGIEIVRRAIEEPLRQISANAGFEGSIIVSKVKETAEGMGFNAANGEFEDLIKAGVIDPKKVTRIAIQNASSVASLLLTTECAIAEKPEPKKDMPPMPGGMGGMGGMGGMY encoded by the coding sequence ATGGCTGCGAAAGAAATTCTGTTTGACGCTAAAGCTCGTGAAAAACTGAAACTCGGTGTTGACAAACTCGCTAACGCCGTCAAAGTCACCCTCGGCCCCAAAGGCCGCAATGTCGTGATCGAAAAATCCTTCGGTTCTCCGATCATCACCAAGGACGGTGTCACCGTTGCCAAGGAAGTCGAACTCGACGATAAGTTCGAAAACATGGGTGCCCAGATGGTTAAAGAAGTCGCCAGCAAGACCTCCGATGTCGCTGGTGACGGCACCACCACTGCCACCATCCTGGCTCAGGCCATTTTCACCGAAGGTGTCAAACTCGTTGCTGCCGGTCGTAACCCCATGGCCATCAAGCGCGGCATCGACAAGGCTGTTGAAGCCATCGTCGCTGAACTCGAAAGCCTGGCCAAACCCACCCGCGATCAGAAAGAAATCGCTCAGGTCGGTACCATTTCCGCCAACTCCGATGCCACCATCGGCAACATCATTGCCGAAGCCATGAACAAGGTCGGCAAAGAAGGCGTTATCACGGTTGAAGAAGCCAAAGGCCTCGAAACCACCCTGGACGTCGTCGAAGGCATGCAGTTCGACCGCGGCTACCTGTCCCCCTACTTCGTGACCGATCCCGAAAAGATGGTTTGCGAACTCGACGAGCCCCTGATCCTGATCAATGAAAAGAAGATCTCCAACATGAAAGATCTTCTGCCCGTCCTGGAACAGGTCGCCAAAATGAGCAAGCCCCTGCTCATCATTGCTGAAGACATCGAAGGCGAAGCTCTGGCTACCCTCGTTGTCAACAAACTGCGTGGCACCCTGCAAGTTTGTGCCGTCAAGGCCCCCGGCTTTGGCGAACGCCGCAAAGCAATGCTCCAGGATATCGCCGTGCTGACCGGTGGTCAGGCTGTTTCCGAAGACCTGGGTATCAAGCTGGAAAACACCACCCTGGCCGACCTTGGTAGCGCCAAACGCATCATCGTCGACAAGGAAAATTGCACCATCGTCGACGGCGCTGGCAAAAACGAAGACATCAAAGCTCGTGTCAACCAGATCCGTGCTCAGATCGACGACACCACTTCCAGCTACGACCGTGAAAAACTGCAGGAACGCTTGGCCAAGATCGTTGGCGGCGTTGCCGTCATCAATGTCGGCGCTGCAACTGAAACGGAAATGAAAGAAAAGAAAGCCCGCGTTGAAGACGCTCTGAACGCCACTCGCGCTGCCGTTGAAGAAGGCATCGTCCCCGGCGGCGGTGTTGCCCTCGTTCGCAGCATCAAGTCTCTCGACGCTGTGAAGCCTGCTGACGACGACGAAACCGCTGGTATCGAAATCGTTCGCCGCGCTATCGAAGAACCCCTGCGTCAGATTTCTGCTAACGCTGGCTTCGAAGGCTCCATCATCGTTTCCAAGGTCAAAGAAACTGCCGAAGGCATGGGCTTCAACGCCGCCAACGGTGAATTCGAAGACCTGATCAAGGCCGGTGTCATCGACCCCAAAAAGGTTACCCGCATCGCCATCCAGAACGCTTCCTCGGTTGCTTCCTTGCTGCTGACCACGGAATGCGCCATTGCTGAAAAGCCCGAACCCAAGAAAGACATGCCCCCGATGCCCGGCGGCATGGGTGGTATGGGCGGAATGGGCGGCATGTACTAA
- the groES gene encoding co-chaperone GroES, whose protein sequence is MKLKPLHDRVLVKRLEEEVVTAGGIIIPDTAKEKPMKGEVVAVGPGKTGDDGKKAKMSVEKGDIVLFNKYAGTEVKVEGVDHLMMREDDILAVIEE, encoded by the coding sequence ATGAAGCTTAAACCTTTGCACGATCGCGTTTTGGTGAAACGACTCGAAGAAGAAGTCGTTACCGCCGGTGGCATCATCATCCCCGACACGGCCAAAGAAAAACCCATGAAAGGTGAAGTTGTGGCTGTTGGCCCCGGTAAAACCGGCGACGACGGCAAGAAAGCCAAAATGTCTGTTGAAAAGGGCGACATCGTACTCTTCAACAAGTACGCCGGCACCGAAGTGAAAGTCGAAGGCGTCGACCACCTCATGATGCGCGAAGATGACATCCTCGCCGTCATCGAAGAATAA
- a CDS encoding phosphate/phosphite/phosphonate ABC transporter substrate-binding protein has protein sequence MKGGFRRGILWGMIVVLLLALGACEREEATVVVDLSKRERLEAPVRPFDLTYAYLPQYTHEVSFQRHHDLVVYLQKQTGLRVRQVYPDTFDDHMTMVHKGRIDISFVNPFVYVKMADAGDARAFARIEEPEITIGSTKDGVAWWQLPGRAHFRGQVIVRGNDSRFARLEDCRGKRWIAVDHSSAGGYLYPLGLFYEHGITAADFAEIAFSPGPGGKQEKVVMAVLAGRYDLGSIREGTLDVMKGIIADGAVRVLAHTKWYPGWVYAARTGLEPSIVDAVRQALLALEPTNPADRKILEMAGFLRVIVATDADYKPIRRLIEEIGPLNMP, from the coding sequence ATGAAAGGAGGATTTCGGCGGGGTATCCTTTGGGGAATGATCGTTGTCCTGCTGCTGGCTCTTGGAGCCTGCGAACGAGAGGAGGCGACTGTTGTCGTTGATCTCAGTAAGCGTGAACGTCTTGAAGCCCCGGTTCGCCCTTTTGATCTCACCTATGCCTATTTACCGCAGTACACGCACGAAGTTTCGTTTCAGCGGCATCATGATTTGGTCGTGTATCTTCAAAAACAAACAGGATTGCGGGTTCGTCAGGTATATCCGGATACTTTCGACGATCACATGACCATGGTACATAAAGGGCGCATTGATATCTCATTTGTGAATCCCTTTGTGTATGTCAAAATGGCCGATGCTGGGGATGCGCGGGCGTTTGCCCGGATCGAGGAGCCGGAAATCACTATTGGTTCCACAAAAGACGGTGTTGCATGGTGGCAGTTACCGGGGCGCGCCCATTTCAGGGGACAGGTTATTGTTCGGGGCAATGACAGTCGATTTGCGCGCCTTGAAGATTGCCGAGGAAAACGCTGGATTGCTGTGGACCATTCCTCTGCCGGGGGCTATCTTTATCCGCTTGGACTCTTCTATGAACATGGCATCACCGCCGCTGATTTTGCCGAAATTGCCTTCTCTCCCGGACCGGGAGGAAAGCAGGAAAAGGTCGTCATGGCCGTGCTGGCCGGGCGGTACGATCTCGGCTCTATTCGTGAAGGAACGTTGGACGTCATGAAAGGCATTATTGCAGACGGTGCTGTTCGTGTTCTGGCCCATACGAAATGGTATCCGGGATGGGTCTACGCGGCCCGAACCGGCCTGGAACCGTCCATTGTCGATGCTGTCCGGCAGGCTTTGCTCGCATTGGAGCCTACCAATCCCGCCGATCGCAAAATATTGGAAATGGCCGGTTTTTTGCGAGTCATTGTCGCGACCGATGCCGATTATAAACCCATTCGCCGTCTGATTGAAGAAATCGGGCCTTTGAACATGCCATGA
- a CDS encoding ATP-binding protein, with amino-acid sequence MTIQRLVSSLSFRTKINLGIAAIVLMLGIVTALVASTMAKQYILDEVKKRGAALARNLATEAAEPILAVDYFRLQAALEAIIDSGDDVVYAFVLDESGGVLSSTFVGGFPVDLLTANSLPATHEESLALLESNEGDIYDFAARSKAAGVAIGIARIGLSKEAAMAGVNRMAAAIMAATGTLAALAIIIGTVFSASVTRRINVLRQAAERIVMGDLDQTTGLSQAVACWEIMDCNLTRCPAYGDSARRCWHIAGALYPDSKGTHGDGCKSCHECVVYKNRSSDEIQSLAEAFDAMALALRTHIRELEKTQRDLAGQSRLLKTILDVTPDLVSLQNEHLEYRAVNRAFCDFVGKPPEAIMGKRDEDLFSASMAARNRKEDEEILRTGRMLSKQITVLRDGNKRWFHIVKVPVYDRERLMGLLLTARDVSVVKQYEEQLIQSQKMEDLGKLAGGVAHEINTPLGVILGYAQLLQEDVPAEGDIARDLKIIEKQAKVCRKIVADLLGFSRNAGSDKGMMNVNDSIFDVVSLVDHIFRQDRIRLHIDLADNPPMVDADREKLKQVWINLLNNARDAIGQDGDITIVSRPDTDGSAVIVTVSDTGEGIRQADLARIFDPFFSTKSSGQGTGLGLAVSFGIIREHGGTIAAVSPAPVASLDGNGGTGQKQQGPGAMFTVRLPAAKDNES; translated from the coding sequence ATGACCATACAACGATTGGTTTCTTCGTTGTCGTTTCGGACAAAGATTAACCTCGGTATCGCGGCAATTGTGCTTATGCTCGGCATTGTGACGGCGCTTGTCGCCTCCACGATGGCCAAGCAGTATATACTGGATGAAGTGAAAAAACGTGGTGCGGCTTTGGCTAGAAATCTGGCAACTGAAGCCGCCGAGCCGATTCTCGCCGTCGATTATTTCCGGTTGCAAGCCGCTCTGGAGGCCATCATCGATTCGGGCGACGATGTCGTGTACGCCTTTGTTCTTGACGAATCCGGCGGCGTGTTGTCTTCGACATTTGTTGGTGGCTTTCCCGTAGATCTTTTGACGGCCAACAGTTTGCCGGCCACTCACGAAGAATCATTGGCCCTGCTGGAGTCCAATGAGGGAGACATCTATGATTTTGCCGCTCGATCAAAAGCCGCAGGGGTTGCCATCGGTATCGCTCGCATCGGATTGTCCAAAGAGGCCGCCATGGCTGGGGTCAATCGGATGGCTGCCGCCATCATGGCGGCTACGGGGACGTTGGCGGCTTTAGCCATTATTATCGGAACGGTGTTTTCGGCTTCAGTGACGCGGCGCATTAATGTATTACGGCAGGCAGCCGAACGTATCGTCATGGGGGACCTTGACCAGACAACAGGCTTAAGCCAGGCCGTAGCGTGTTGGGAAATTATGGATTGTAATTTGACACGATGTCCGGCCTACGGCGATTCGGCACGACGATGTTGGCATATTGCGGGTGCGCTTTACCCCGATTCCAAAGGCACTCATGGCGATGGGTGCAAGTCATGTCATGAGTGTGTTGTCTATAAGAATCGGTCAAGCGATGAAATACAAAGTCTCGCTGAAGCCTTTGATGCCATGGCTCTGGCTCTTCGTACTCACATACGGGAACTTGAAAAGACACAGCGCGACTTGGCCGGGCAAAGCCGTTTGTTGAAAACCATTCTTGATGTCACTCCCGATCTCGTTAGTCTGCAAAACGAACATTTGGAATATCGTGCGGTCAACCGGGCCTTCTGTGACTTTGTCGGTAAACCTCCGGAAGCTATTATGGGGAAGCGTGACGAAGATTTGTTTTCCGCGTCAATGGCTGCACGCAACCGGAAGGAAGATGAAGAGATCTTACGTACTGGTCGAATGTTGTCAAAACAGATCACCGTATTGCGTGATGGAAACAAACGTTGGTTTCATATTGTCAAAGTTCCGGTTTATGATCGGGAACGCCTTATGGGACTTTTGTTGACAGCGCGTGATGTCTCGGTCGTCAAACAATATGAAGAGCAACTCATTCAATCACAGAAAATGGAAGATTTAGGCAAGCTCGCCGGCGGGGTGGCACATGAAATCAATACACCATTGGGTGTCATTCTTGGATATGCTCAATTGCTTCAGGAAGATGTACCCGCTGAGGGAGATATCGCCCGCGATCTGAAAATTATTGAGAAGCAGGCGAAAGTGTGTCGGAAGATCGTTGCCGATCTGCTCGGATTTTCACGCAATGCCGGCAGTGACAAAGGCATGATGAACGTTAATGATTCTATTTTCGATGTCGTGTCATTGGTTGATCACATTTTCCGTCAAGATCGCATTCGACTGCATATTGATTTGGCTGATAATCCCCCGATGGTGGATGCCGATCGGGAGAAGCTCAAGCAGGTTTGGATCAATCTTCTCAATAATGCTCGTGATGCCATTGGGCAGGATGGAGATATTACCATTGTGTCTCGTCCCGATACGGATGGCAGCGCCGTTATTGTGACGGTGTCCGATACGGGAGAAGGCATCCGTCAAGCAGACCTGGCCCGAATTTTCGATCCATTTTTCAGTACAAAGTCGTCTGGTCAGGGCACGGGGCTTGGGTTGGCAGTGAGTTTCGGGATTATTCGAGAACATGGCGGCACAATTGCCGCCGTCAGCCCGGCACCGGTCGCAAGTCTTGACGGAAACGGAGGAACCGGCCAAAAGCAACAAGGCCCCGGAGCCATGTTCACGGTCCGGTTACCGGCAGCCAAAGATAACGAGTCATGA
- a CDS encoding CheR family methyltransferase has translation MTQRDFKRFSEFIHSHVGIKLPPAKKIMLESRLHKRLRVLDMSDYGAYASFVFSETGMESELVHLIDAVTTNTTDFFREPKHFDILRTQVLPAWVERHGTRKRLRIWSAGCSIGMEPYTLAMVLSEFEAQTPGFHWDMLATDISSRALEQAVKAIFSEDRVSAVPPAMKKKYLLRSKDRKKALVRVVPELRRQIKFMRLNFMDDFTFKDDFHIIFCRNVIIYFDRSTQEVLFNKFCRYLSKGGHLFIGHSESLAGMPLPLRQVEPTVYLRD, from the coding sequence ATGACGCAACGCGACTTCAAACGATTCAGCGAGTTTATTCATTCGCATGTTGGCATTAAATTGCCTCCGGCCAAAAAGATCATGCTTGAGTCGCGACTTCATAAACGACTCCGCGTGCTCGACATGTCGGATTATGGTGCCTATGCGAGTTTTGTTTTCAGCGAGACAGGCATGGAGAGCGAGCTTGTCCATTTAATTGATGCTGTCACAACCAATACAACAGATTTTTTTCGTGAACCCAAGCATTTCGATATCTTGCGAACACAGGTGCTTCCTGCATGGGTAGAACGGCACGGGACACGGAAACGACTCCGCATTTGGAGTGCAGGATGCTCCATAGGTATGGAGCCGTATACATTGGCAATGGTACTGTCTGAATTCGAAGCGCAAACACCTGGATTTCATTGGGATATGTTGGCGACCGATATTTCTAGCCGCGCCCTGGAACAGGCGGTCAAAGCCATATTCAGCGAGGATCGGGTTTCTGCCGTTCCTCCAGCCATGAAGAAGAAATATCTGTTACGCAGCAAGGACCGCAAAAAAGCTCTCGTTCGCGTTGTGCCCGAATTGCGTCGTCAGATTAAATTCATGCGGCTGAATTTTATGGATGATTTTACCTTCAAGGACGATTTTCATATTATTTTTTGCCGCAATGTAATCATTTATTTTGATCGATCCACTCAAGAAGTGCTCTTTAATAAGTTTTGCCGCTACCTTTCCAAAGGTGGACATCTCTTTATTGGTCACTCTGAATCGCTGGCAGGAATGCCCTTGCCCTTGCGGCAAGTTGAACCAACGGTATACCTTCGCGACTAG
- a CDS encoding chemotaxis protein CheD, translating to MAKIVIGISQMGISSSHEDVLVTHSLGSCLGLAAYDPNAKVGAILHCLLPTPQNGRHRENLNPFMFVSSGIPEMMRQLMAKRATKMSLVLKAAGCGRMMRLANNKFDIGAKNFAILAKLFEKNNIRLASKDIGGSIPRTMYLHMDTGRVVISSRGKEWEL from the coding sequence ATGGCAAAAATTGTGATCGGTATTTCTCAAATGGGCATTTCGTCAAGTCATGAGGATGTTCTTGTTACGCATTCTCTGGGCTCATGTCTTGGCCTTGCTGCCTACGATCCCAATGCCAAAGTCGGAGCCATTTTACATTGTCTTTTGCCCACGCCCCAAAATGGGAGACACCGTGAGAACCTCAATCCCTTTATGTTTGTGAGTTCCGGTATCCCTGAAATGATGCGGCAACTTATGGCGAAACGGGCAACAAAGATGTCCCTCGTGCTCAAAGCTGCTGGGTGTGGCCGTATGATGCGGTTGGCAAACAACAAGTTTGACATTGGGGCAAAGAATTTTGCCATTTTGGCGAAGCTTTTTGAGAAGAACAACATTCGCCTGGCCTCCAAAGATATCGGAGGTTCCATTCCTCGTACAATGTATCTGCATATGGATACTGGGCGAGTTGTTATCAGCTCTCGGGGAAAAGAGTGGGAATTATGA
- a CDS encoding HDOD domain-containing protein, with protein MSRRDEIISKAKAVPHMPMPIQRVMAYLNDPSASMTELAKLIEFDPNLTVNVLRLANSSYFCRGHLVTNVKDAVVRLGMKRVFQLVIASGVVPHVKSAVKGYGLSPGELLKHSIAVALTAECLGEMQNIPLPPHIFTAGLLINIGKTILGTYLEVDADPIIDLAMEKGWRFEEAEREILGIDHCELGALLLEHWQIPDDICLVVRYHVDPGAFPNHDLCLDLVHAGSVIVLMTGIGMGIDGMQYQLSDDVVERLNLTSDDVQFAMEDMLAHLDELHDLFICTV; from the coding sequence ATGAGTCGTCGCGACGAAATCATATCCAAAGCTAAAGCCGTTCCCCATATGCCCATGCCCATACAACGGGTCATGGCCTATTTGAACGATCCGAGTGCCTCCATGACGGAGTTGGCCAAACTGATCGAATTCGATCCAAATTTGACGGTTAATGTTCTACGTTTGGCAAATTCCAGCTATTTTTGTCGAGGGCATCTTGTCACGAATGTCAAAGATGCGGTCGTGCGCCTGGGAATGAAACGGGTTTTTCAACTCGTTATTGCTTCTGGTGTCGTCCCACATGTTAAAAGTGCAGTGAAAGGATATGGCCTTTCTCCAGGGGAGCTTCTCAAGCATTCTATTGCCGTGGCGTTGACGGCGGAGTGTCTTGGAGAGATGCAGAACATTCCCCTTCCTCCTCATATTTTTACTGCCGGTTTGCTCATCAATATTGGGAAAACCATTCTGGGGACATATCTTGAAGTAGATGCCGACCCTATTATTGATCTGGCTATGGAAAAGGGGTGGCGTTTCGAGGAAGCCGAACGCGAAATTCTTGGCATTGATCATTGCGAACTCGGCGCACTCTTGCTTGAGCACTGGCAGATACCGGACGATATTTGTCTGGTTGTCCGCTATCATGTGGATCCTGGCGCCTTCCCGAATCATGACCTCTGTCTTGATCTCGTCCATGCCGGGAGTGTCATTGTACTGATGACAGGAATTGGTATGGGAATTGACGGTATGCAATACCAACTGAGCGATGACGTTGTCGAGCGTTTGAATTTGACATCCGATGACGTTCAATTTGCCATGGAAGATATGCTTGCACATCTTGATGAGCTGCATGATCTTTTTATTTGTACCGTCTGA
- a CDS encoding response regulator: MALIMVLDDVEDAGILIRRILERKGHDVVAFTEEEEAVAYTKKNAVDLAILDIKLKKMSGVDVLGEIKRISPTTRVIMLTGYPTLETARDASRLGADEYCVKPIDKEELEEKTAQVLAKTTI, encoded by the coding sequence ATGGCGTTAATCATGGTTTTGGATGATGTTGAGGATGCTGGCATTCTTATCAGGCGTATCCTTGAGCGCAAAGGACACGACGTCGTTGCGTTTACCGAAGAAGAGGAGGCAGTCGCCTACACAAAGAAAAACGCTGTCGATTTGGCCATTCTCGATATCAAGCTCAAAAAAATGAGTGGAGTGGACGTACTTGGCGAAATCAAGCGCATTTCACCGACGACTCGAGTGATCATGTTGACGGGATATCCCACACTTGAAACAGCTCGGGATGCAAGCCGACTCGGTGCTGACGAGTATTGCGTGAAGCCCATCGATAAAGAGGAACTTGAAGAGAAAACCGCGCAAGTACTTGCTAAAACAACGATATAA
- a CDS encoding PEP/pyruvate-binding domain-containing protein — MMKSLVKRLTDRVFTPDKSVREAYSIFLDVLEHDRQALTLLSEMEMAAHAPYVMDAACIPEQARELGQAVVRLARSLRDLAPGRYPGIVAKAASLARELGNLATLPCSGDSASPPYTLDLSDIRAASRLAGGKAEHVARLTRDLDLPVPEGFVITTNAFAAFIEENGLRKPVDEMLAKMHLMDRPRDVAGLANNLQKMILRGHVPSAILEDIEERVSRMVEVFGEGVTFAVRSSAFGEDGQVSFAGQYETVLDVASDDIEWAYKTVLASKYCSKAISYRIRHGLLDCQTPMASLVMRMIDTDIGGVLYTLDPAEPEKNRMALFSVPGHGEILVDGGARADVLFFDRKTRAELECRLDAENGPDHLSCLPARSDREILLEYGMALEAYFGEPQDVEWCRDRSGHLYILQSRPVHLADKTQNYEEELDRLPTVASGLETISPGVGAGKAVLLGTRANADDVPPGSVLFAPTLSPQLAGALERLSAVCAQTGSRASHFASVAREFGLPVAILPRECSLTSHAVQALLGHEVVLDASRGILFNGSLPKNVVKTAERDSDVAFSRHLATLLQFASPLTLTDPTAENFTVDHITSPHDAIRFCHEKAVNEMTGLGERAGRGIRKSKRLVSSIPLSLYLLDLDDGIRAESASAKHLVPEDIVSRPMHMLWQGLTHKDIVWPSKLDHLDWTEFDRVSAGFIDRKALSSLALVASEYVHLLVRFGYHFAVVDALIRSENDESEQTNYIFFRFKGGGADYDKRLLRLHFMQLILERMGFALTTCSDMLQANLSRQPAPVCFDALYVLGALLGVTRLMDMGMTNEADSEAQAVDFWERYAQPRFGAGV, encoded by the coding sequence ATGATGAAATCGTTGGTCAAACGGTTGACTGATCGCGTGTTCACGCCGGACAAAAGTGTCCGTGAAGCATACTCCATTTTTTTAGATGTGTTGGAGCATGATCGGCAGGCTCTGACGTTGCTCTCGGAAATGGAAATGGCGGCACATGCTCCCTATGTTATGGATGCGGCGTGTATTCCGGAGCAAGCCCGGGAGCTTGGTCAGGCTGTCGTGCGTCTGGCCCGATCGCTACGCGACCTGGCTCCGGGACGCTATCCCGGTATTGTTGCAAAAGCCGCCAGTTTGGCTCGTGAGCTTGGCAATTTGGCCACGTTGCCATGTTCTGGAGATTCGGCTAGCCCTCCATATACACTGGATTTGTCCGATATTCGTGCAGCATCGCGCCTGGCTGGTGGGAAAGCCGAGCATGTTGCCCGGTTGACGCGTGATCTTGATCTGCCTGTTCCTGAAGGATTTGTTATTACAACAAATGCATTTGCCGCATTTATTGAAGAGAATGGATTGCGTAAGCCTGTCGATGAAATGTTGGCAAAAATGCATCTTATGGATCGACCACGCGATGTCGCTGGCTTGGCTAATAATTTACAAAAAATGATTTTACGCGGTCATGTCCCTTCGGCGATTCTTGAAGACATTGAAGAGCGTGTGAGCCGCATGGTAGAAGTTTTTGGCGAGGGAGTTACCTTTGCCGTTCGTTCAAGCGCCTTTGGTGAAGACGGACAAGTGAGCTTCGCAGGCCAATATGAAACCGTGCTTGATGTGGCCTCGGATGACATTGAGTGGGCCTATAAAACCGTTCTTGCCAGTAAATATTGTTCCAAGGCCATTTCATACCGTATTCGCCATGGTTTGCTTGATTGCCAGACACCCATGGCCTCGTTGGTGATGCGTATGATCGACACCGATATCGGTGGAGTGTTGTATACACTTGACCCGGCGGAGCCTGAGAAGAACCGAATGGCGTTGTTTTCTGTGCCTGGCCATGGAGAAATTCTTGTTGATGGCGGTGCACGAGCCGATGTCTTGTTTTTTGATCGAAAGACTCGTGCCGAGTTGGAATGTCGGCTTGATGCTGAAAACGGTCCTGATCACCTTTCGTGCCTTCCGGCGCGTTCCGATCGCGAGATTTTGCTGGAATATGGCATGGCGTTGGAAGCATATTTTGGCGAACCACAAGATGTGGAGTGGTGTCGGGACCGGTCGGGACATTTGTATATTCTGCAATCGCGACCTGTTCATCTGGCGGACAAGACACAGAACTATGAAGAAGAGTTGGACCGACTTCCAACGGTGGCAAGCGGACTGGAAACCATCAGTCCCGGTGTCGGCGCGGGAAAAGCTGTTCTTTTGGGAACGCGAGCCAATGCCGACGATGTTCCGCCAGGGTCGGTGCTGTTTGCGCCGACGTTGTCTCCACAATTAGCTGGTGCGTTGGAACGTCTCTCTGCCGTTTGTGCGCAAACAGGAAGTCGGGCCAGCCATTTTGCGTCCGTCGCCAGAGAATTCGGCTTACCCGTAGCGATATTGCCTCGTGAGTGTTCTCTGACTTCGCACGCTGTCCAGGCGCTGCTCGGTCATGAGGTCGTGCTTGACGCTTCGCGTGGGATTCTTTTCAATGGCTCTCTTCCCAAAAACGTCGTGAAAACCGCGGAACGAGACTCGGATGTTGCTTTTTCTCGACATCTCGCTACGTTGCTCCAATTTGCTTCCCCCTTGACGCTTACCGATCCCACCGCGGAGAATTTTACCGTGGACCATATTACCAGCCCGCATGATGCCATCCGGTTTTGTCATGAAAAAGCTGTGAATGAAATGACCGGTCTTGGGGAGCGCGCTGGTCGTGGCATCCGAAAATCAAAGCGTCTTGTGTCATCAATTCCGTTATCCCTGTATTTGCTCGATCTTGATGACGGTATTCGTGCCGAGTCTGCTTCGGCAAAACACCTTGTGCCTGAAGATATTGTTAGTCGTCCGATGCATATGTTGTGGCAGGGGCTGACGCATAAGGATATTGTGTGGCCGTCCAAACTGGATCATCTTGATTGGACCGAATTCGACCGCGTTTCGGCTGGATTCATCGATAGAAAGGCCCTATCCAGTCTTGCGTTGGTTGCTTCTGAATATGTTCATTTACTTGTGCGCTTTGGGTATCACTTTGCGGTAGTCGACGCTTTGATCCGCTCAGAGAACGATGAAAGCGAGCAGACAAATTATATCTTTTTTCGGTTCAAAGGCGGTGGAGCCGATTATGATAAGCGTCTCTTGCGCCTGCATTTCATGCAACTCATTCTTGAACGCATGGGGTTTGCGCTGACCACCTGTTCGGATATGCTTCAGGCCAACTTGAGCCGCCAACCCGCTCCGGTATGTTTTGATGCATTATATGTGCTTGGTGCGTTGCTTGGCGTGACGCGTCTTATGGATATGGGAATGACCAACGAAGCCGATTCCGAAGCGCAGGCTGTCGATTTTTGGGAACGCTATGCCCAGCCTCGCTTTGGTGCGGGCGTGTAA